In a genomic window of Acropora muricata isolate sample 2 chromosome 2, ASM3666990v1, whole genome shotgun sequence:
- the LOC136909538 gene encoding tRNA 2'-phosphotransferase 1-like isoform X2 — translation MSGRRGASCGGRDTRKKSDHNVKLSKALSYILRHGAAKEGLQMTEGFVFVDDLLKLRQFKHYSEDEVQRVVRDNDKQRFSLRNDPSTNRLQVRANQGHSMQVDDLDLELIIDHTKAPKVIHGTYRDCWEQIEVQGLSKMKRNHIHFAIGEPGEDGVISGIRGSCEILIYINLKKALNDGFKFYRSANNVILCPGNEEGFLPPCYFQRVCQIKPTKELLLTD, via the exons aaaTCGGACCATAATGTTAAGCTCTCCAAAGCTCTATCTTATATCCTGCGTCATGGAGCCGCTAAAGAGGGACTTCAAATGACAGAAG GTTTTGTCTTTGTGGATGACCTTCTGAAGTTAAGACAGTTTAAGCATTACAGTGAGGATGAAGTCCAAAGAGTTGTTCGTGATAATGACAAACAAAGGTTTTCTTTGAGGAATGATCCATCAACAAACAGATTACAAGTCCGAGCCAATCAAGGACACAGCATGCAA GTTGACGATCTTGATCTAGAGCTCATAATAGATCACACAAAAGCCCCAAAGGTCATACATGGCACTTACCGAGATTGTTGGGAACAGATAGAAGTCCAG ggtttgtcaaaaatgaaaagaaaccaCATTCACTTTGCAATTGGAGAACCTGGTGAAGATGGTGTCATTAGTG gCATACGGGGAAGCTGTGAGATACTCATTTACATCAATCTTAAAAAGGCCCTGAATG ATGGCTTCAAATTTTACAGATCTGCCAACAATGTCATTTTGTGTCCAGGAAATGAGGAAGGTTTTTTGCCTCCTTGTTACTTTCAGAGAGTTTGTCAGATAAAACCAA CAAAGGAGCTGCTTTTGACAGATTGA
- the LOC136909538 gene encoding tRNA 2'-phosphotransferase 1-like isoform X1, which yields MSGRRGASCGGRDTRKKSDHNVKLSKALSYILRHGAAKEGLQMTEGFVFVDDLLKLRQFKHYSEDEVQRVVRDNDKQRFSLRNDPSTNRLQVRANQGHSMQVDDLDLELIIDHTKAPKVIHGTYRDCWEQIEVQGLSKMKRNHIHFAIGEPGEDGVISGIRGSCEILIYINLKKALNDGFKFYRSANNVILCPGNEEGFLPPCYFQRVCQIKPSKFSVLLQTSSSTKYNVT from the exons aaaTCGGACCATAATGTTAAGCTCTCCAAAGCTCTATCTTATATCCTGCGTCATGGAGCCGCTAAAGAGGGACTTCAAATGACAGAAG GTTTTGTCTTTGTGGATGACCTTCTGAAGTTAAGACAGTTTAAGCATTACAGTGAGGATGAAGTCCAAAGAGTTGTTCGTGATAATGACAAACAAAGGTTTTCTTTGAGGAATGATCCATCAACAAACAGATTACAAGTCCGAGCCAATCAAGGACACAGCATGCAA GTTGACGATCTTGATCTAGAGCTCATAATAGATCACACAAAAGCCCCAAAGGTCATACATGGCACTTACCGAGATTGTTGGGAACAGATAGAAGTCCAG ggtttgtcaaaaatgaaaagaaaccaCATTCACTTTGCAATTGGAGAACCTGGTGAAGATGGTGTCATTAGTG gCATACGGGGAAGCTGTGAGATACTCATTTACATCAATCTTAAAAAGGCCCTGAATG ATGGCTTCAAATTTTACAGATCTGCCAACAATGTCATTTTGTGTCCAGGAAATGAGGAAGGTTTTTTGCCTCCTTGTTACTTTCAGAGAGTTTGTCAGATAAAACCAAGTAAGTTCTCAGTGTTATTACAAACTTCATCTTCCACAAAGTATAATGTTACTTAG